A window of Thermanaerothrix sp. contains these coding sequences:
- a CDS encoding 2-oxoacid:ferredoxin oxidoreductase subunit beta — MPREDVMKWIRSQFMPHIWCPGCGHGIVMHALLRALSDLDKDPTKTVISSGIGCSSRLPGYVNACTLHTTHGRSLSFATGVKLANPELTVVNVMGDGDCSAIGGNHFIHACRRNIGITAIVMNNNIYGMTGGQASPTTPEGAFASTTPYGAVDPSFDLCKLAIGAGATFVARATIAQPQLCETLIKKAIQNDGFSVVEVVTHCHTQFGRKNKRSRPIDNFNFFKDHSVMKAKADSMSPEELEGKIVIGELFSAEGEEYTKKYQKLIERVRG, encoded by the coding sequence ATGCCGCGGGAAGATGTTATGAAGTGGATCCGCAGTCAATTCATGCCCCACATCTGGTGCCCCGGCTGTGGCCACGGGATAGTTATGCATGCCCTGTTGCGGGCCCTTTCTGATTTGGACAAGGATCCAACTAAGACGGTTATTTCTTCTGGTATAGGTTGTTCCAGCCGGCTTCCCGGCTATGTCAACGCCTGTACCCTTCATACCACCCATGGGCGCTCTTTGAGCTTTGCCACCGGTGTCAAGCTGGCTAACCCGGAGTTGACGGTGGTTAACGTGATGGGGGATGGCGACTGTTCGGCCATAGGGGGAAATCACTTTATCCACGCCTGCCGCAGGAATATAGGCATAACTGCCATTGTCATGAACAATAACATTTACGGAATGACTGGAGGTCAGGCTTCCCCAACCACTCCGGAAGGTGCCTTTGCATCCACCACCCCTTATGGGGCAGTGGATCCTTCCTTTGATCTTTGCAAGTTGGCCATAGGGGCTGGCGCCACGTTTGTAGCCAGGGCTACCATAGCCCAGCCGCAACTTTGCGAGACCCTCATAAAGAAGGCCATACAGAACGACGGCTTTTCCGTGGTTGAGGTGGTCACCCACTGCCATACCCAGTTCGGCCGCAAGAATAAGAGGAGCCGCCCCATCGACAACTTCAATTTCTTCAAGGATCACAGCGTTATGAAGGCAAAAGCAGATTCCATGTCTCCGGAGGAGTTGGAGGGCAAGATAGTTATAGGCGAGCTCTTCAGCGCCGAAGGGGAGGAGTACACCAAGAAGTACCAGAAGCTCATAGAGCGGGTAAGGGGGTAG
- a CDS encoding 2-oxoacid:acceptor oxidoreductase subunit alpha, protein MPRVEFWQGNKAIAMGGIAAGCRFFGGYPITPSTEIAEVMAEELPLRGGKFIQMEDEIAGIAASIGAALTGVKAMTATSGPGFSLKQENLGYAYMAEVPLVVVDVMRGGPSTGLPTKVSQADVMQARWGTHGDHGTIAYAPSSVQESFDLTVTAFNMAERFRQPVLIMTDEVVGHMREKIVVPDKVDTIERKRPSVSPDQFVPYRPDDDDVPPMAAFGDGYRWHVTGLTSNDWGFPTNNASDIDRKATRIIRKVDRFRDQIVSYSHEGLDDAEVLVLSYGCVSRSALRAVRELRSRGIKVGHFRPITIWPFPDKELRELASHVKKVIVPELNAGQMVLEVERVMGRYAEVISKTLINGELFKPAQIMAAVEEVA, encoded by the coding sequence ATGCCTAGGGTCGAGTTTTGGCAGGGTAACAAGGCTATAGCCATGGGCGGTATAGCCGCAGGGTGCCGCTTCTTTGGTGGATATCCCATAACCCCCTCCACGGAAATAGCGGAGGTGATGGCGGAGGAGTTGCCCTTGAGGGGTGGCAAGTTCATCCAGATGGAGGACGAGATAGCCGGGATAGCGGCTTCCATAGGAGCTGCTCTGACCGGTGTTAAGGCCATGACGGCCACATCTGGCCCTGGTTTCTCGCTTAAACAGGAGAACTTGGGTTATGCCTATATGGCGGAGGTTCCGCTTGTGGTGGTTGATGTTATGCGCGGAGGTCCCTCCACCGGCCTTCCTACCAAGGTGTCCCAGGCGGACGTGATGCAGGCCCGCTGGGGGACCCATGGGGATCACGGTACCATAGCCTATGCACCATCTTCTGTTCAGGAGAGCTTTGACCTTACCGTGACCGCTTTTAACATGGCGGAGCGGTTCCGTCAGCCGGTTCTTATAATGACCGATGAGGTTGTGGGGCACATGAGGGAGAAGATAGTGGTCCCTGATAAGGTTGATACCATCGAAAGGAAGCGCCCTAGCGTATCTCCCGACCAGTTCGTCCCCTACAGGCCCGACGATGACGACGTGCCTCCCATGGCGGCCTTTGGAGATGGTTATCGCTGGCACGTTACTGGCCTTACCAGCAACGATTGGGGGTTTCCCACTAATAACGCGAGTGATATAGACAGGAAGGCCACCAGGATAATCCGTAAGGTTGATCGTTTTAGGGACCAGATAGTTTCTTACTCCCATGAGGGGCTTGATGATGCCGAGGTCTTGGTCCTTTCTTACGGCTGCGTCAGTCGCTCGGCATTGAGGGCCGTAAGGGAACTTAGGTCCAGGGGGATAAAGGTTGGACATTTTAGGCCCATAACCATATGGCCCTTTCCCGATAAGGAGCTGAGGGAACTTGCTTCCCATGTGAAGAAGGTTATCGTTCCTGAGCTTAACGCAGGACAGATGGTCCTTGAGGTCGAGAGGGTAATGGGTAGGTATGCGGAGGTAATATCAAAGACCCTCATAAATGGTGAGCTCTTTAAGCCGGCCCAGATAATGGCCGCCGTTGAGGAGGTGGCGTAG
- a CDS encoding 4Fe-4S binding protein, producing the protein MAAGIINEVMGSVSEGLHVKGRKVERLAKKFSVLVNKKWCKGCGLCIAICPKKVLELDSRVKCEAARQDDCIGCRQCDNVCPDFAITVKEREENA; encoded by the coding sequence GTGGCGGCTGGCATAATTAACGAAGTCATGGGCAGCGTCAGCGAGGGTTTACATGTCAAGGGAAGGAAGGTGGAGCGTTTGGCCAAGAAGTTCTCCGTCCTGGTAAATAAGAAGTGGTGCAAGGGGTGTGGGCTTTGCATCGCCATATGCCCCAAAAAGGTCCTTGAGCTGGACAGCAGGGTTAAGTGCGAGGCGGCCCGTCAAGATGACTGCATAGGGTGTCGTCAGTGTGATAACGTCTGCCCGGACTTCGCCATCACCGTGAAGGAGCGTGAGGAGAATGCCTAG
- a CDS encoding FAD-binding oxidoreductase, translated as MEWKDTAEVVVIGGGVQGMSVAYNLAKFGVKDVVVLEKNSICSGSTGRCGAGIRAQWGTEMNCRLGLASLNLFEQLHEELGMDVGLNQCGYLMVAYKESEFETLKKSMALQNSLGIKTRVVSRDEALEICPCLSADDAVGFTFHERDGHADPFLTTFAYQEAAKRLGVKVFKFTEVTGIRVESGRIAGVETSRGFISTRAVVNCAGPYAQFIAAMAGIKIPNYSERHEILITEPVEFGVCPPMLMSFSGNYYIQQRPHGSIIGGCSPEGHPEDYENKASADFLQHMSKTFVKVLPKTRGIRVVRQWSGMYNMTPDKQPELGETDVKGFYLSTGYSGHGFMFAPISGQLIAELYTKGTTSIDISMLNYKRFEKGELILEPAVV; from the coding sequence ATGGAGTGGAAGGATACCGCTGAGGTGGTGGTCATCGGCGGTGGGGTTCAGGGCATGTCTGTGGCCTATAACCTCGCCAAGTTTGGGGTTAAGGACGTGGTGGTACTGGAGAAGAACAGTATCTGTTCTGGTTCCACCGGTCGTTGCGGGGCGGGGATAAGGGCCCAGTGGGGAACCGAGATGAACTGCCGCCTTGGGTTAGCTTCCCTTAACTTGTTCGAACAGCTTCACGAAGAGTTGGGCATGGATGTGGGGCTTAACCAGTGTGGCTACCTGATGGTGGCATACAAGGAAAGTGAGTTTGAGACCCTCAAGAAGAGCATGGCCCTTCAGAACAGCTTGGGGATAAAGACCCGGGTTGTTTCCAGGGATGAGGCGTTGGAAATATGCCCGTGTCTTTCCGCCGATGATGCGGTGGGCTTCACCTTCCACGAGAGGGATGGCCATGCGGATCCCTTCTTGACCACTTTTGCATATCAAGAGGCGGCCAAGCGCCTTGGGGTTAAGGTCTTTAAGTTCACAGAGGTTACAGGGATCCGAGTTGAATCCGGTAGGATCGCTGGTGTGGAGACCAGTCGAGGATTCATATCCACCAGGGCGGTGGTGAACTGTGCGGGGCCCTATGCTCAGTTTATAGCCGCCATGGCGGGCATAAAGATACCGAACTACTCGGAGCGGCATGAGATATTGATCACCGAACCCGTGGAGTTTGGCGTGTGTCCTCCCATGCTTATGAGCTTCTCCGGTAACTACTACATTCAGCAGCGTCCCCATGGTTCTATAATAGGAGGCTGTAGCCCTGAGGGGCACCCGGAGGATTATGAGAATAAGGCATCTGCGGACTTCCTGCAGCATATGTCTAAGACCTTCGTCAAGGTTCTTCCTAAGACTAGGGGGATAAGGGTGGTTCGTCAGTGGTCTGGGATGTACAACATGACTCCTGATAAGCAGCCTGAGCTTGGTGAAACCGATGTCAAGGGCTTTTACCTCTCAACGGGGTACTCTGGGCATGGTTTCATGTTTGCCCCCATATCGGGTCAGCTCATAGCAGAGTTGTACACCAAGGGAACCACGTCAATAGACATATCCATGCTTAATTACAAGCGATTTGAAAAGGGTGAGCTGATACTGGAGCCTGCGGTGGTATAG
- a CDS encoding (2Fe-2S)-binding protein codes for MSEIIKAGEVCNNEEVESREREIVICRCEEVTLGEIRDWIARGYDTFDELKRVLRVGMGPCQGRGCREMILREISRMTGKPVAEIPAGTIRPPVKPVKLGILASGGGE; via the coding sequence ATGAGCGAGATAATCAAAGCCGGAGAGGTTTGCAACAACGAGGAAGTGGAGAGCCGGGAGCGGGAGATAGTCATTTGCCGCTGCGAGGAGGTAACCCTAGGGGAGATAAGGGATTGGATAGCTCGAGGTTATGACACTTTTGATGAACTTAAGAGGGTTCTGCGGGTGGGTATGGGCCCCTGTCAAGGTCGTGGTTGCCGGGAGATGATACTCCGGGAGATCTCTCGGATGACCGGTAAGCCCGTTGCGGAGATACCGGCCGGTACGATCCGGCCGCCGGTTAAGCCCGTTAAACTTGGCATCCTAGCCTCTGGGGGTGGAGAGTGA
- a CDS encoding 4Fe-4S dicluster domain-containing protein, producing the protein MTEKELLFNSGVLVEHRQGAELPPKELWEGKKNGLVIIECPQRIPCNPCNTSCPTGAVLPFEDINDTPRIDYSKCTGCAMCVAKCPGLACFVVDLTWGGEGMALMKLPYEMLPRPEKGDPVECLNRIGEVVCKSVVEAVTEPWKDKTLVVHVGVPVDLVDQVRAVRVVK; encoded by the coding sequence ATGACCGAGAAGGAGCTCTTGTTTAACAGCGGAGTTTTGGTGGAGCATCGTCAGGGTGCGGAGCTCCCCCCTAAGGAGCTTTGGGAGGGGAAGAAAAATGGGCTTGTCATAATTGAATGCCCTCAGCGCATACCATGCAACCCGTGTAATACCAGCTGTCCAACCGGGGCGGTTCTCCCCTTCGAAGACATAAATGATACGCCGCGGATAGATTATTCAAAGTGTACTGGCTGTGCCATGTGCGTTGCCAAGTGCCCGGGATTGGCTTGTTTTGTAGTGGACCTTACTTGGGGTGGCGAGGGTATGGCGCTGATGAAGCTTCCCTACGAGATGTTGCCTCGTCCGGAAAAGGGAGATCCGGTGGAGTGTCTTAACAGGATAGGCGAGGTTGTTTGCAAGAGCGTGGTAGAGGCGGTCACTGAGCCCTGGAAGGACAAGACCTTGGTGGTTCACGTGGGAGTCCCTGTGGATCTTGTGGACCAGGTTAGGGCTGTTAGGGTGGTGAAGTGA
- a CDS encoding NAD(P)/FAD-dependent oxidoreductase: MMSTDILVVGGGAAGLSAAAEAASYGAKILVLESDLQLGGQLIKQTHKFFGSKDEYAGTRGYKIADILLEEIRSAGDRVQVETNVTVTGYYPEDGTITAMRGEEEYFRVSARKVVIATGAQERLIPFPNNDLPGVYGAGAVQTLMNVYGVVPGKRVLMVGAGNIGLIVSYQLMQAGVEVAAVVEAMPKVGGYWVHAAKIRRLGVPIYLKHSIKEALGKEVVEGAIIQEVDDRCSGIGNEKRIDCDIICMAVGLSPTVELCWQAGCKMKYVPHLCGYVPLRDRTMRTSHRDIWVAGDASGIEEASAAMVEGRIAGLAAAISLGLPCKVEKMDEYWARLGHLRAGEVGEKIRAGVSQVMVDGWEE, translated from the coding sequence ATGATGAGCACGGACATTTTGGTGGTTGGTGGAGGAGCGGCTGGTTTGTCCGCCGCTGCCGAAGCCGCATCCTATGGGGCTAAAATCCTTGTTTTGGAAAGCGACTTGCAGCTTGGGGGGCAGCTGATCAAGCAGACCCACAAGTTCTTTGGGAGCAAGGATGAGTATGCTGGTACCAGGGGCTATAAGATAGCCGACATCCTCCTTGAGGAGATTCGATCCGCTGGAGACCGGGTTCAAGTGGAGACTAACGTGACTGTTACGGGGTACTACCCTGAGGATGGGACCATAACCGCTATGCGGGGGGAGGAAGAGTATTTCCGGGTCTCCGCCAGAAAAGTGGTAATCGCTACCGGTGCCCAAGAGAGGTTGATACCCTTTCCCAACAACGACCTTCCCGGGGTATATGGGGCTGGAGCGGTTCAGACCCTTATGAACGTCTATGGAGTGGTTCCCGGCAAGAGGGTCCTCATGGTTGGAGCCGGGAACATAGGTCTAATAGTCAGCTACCAGCTAATGCAGGCAGGGGTAGAGGTTGCGGCGGTGGTGGAAGCCATGCCGAAGGTGGGTGGCTATTGGGTTCACGCTGCGAAGATACGCCGTCTTGGCGTTCCTATATATTTAAAGCACAGCATAAAAGAGGCGCTGGGTAAGGAAGTGGTTGAAGGCGCGATCATTCAAGAGGTGGATGATCGTTGTTCAGGCATAGGGAATGAGAAGAGGATAGATTGCGACATAATATGCATGGCCGTTGGATTGTCCCCAACCGTTGAGCTTTGCTGGCAAGCGGGGTGCAAGATGAAATACGTCCCCCATTTGTGTGGTTACGTCCCCCTTAGGGATAGGACCATGAGGACCAGCCACCGGGACATATGGGTTGCCGGGGATGCCTCTGGCATAGAGGAAGCCAGTGCTGCCATGGTGGAGGGCCGCATTGCTGGGTTGGCTGCCGCCATTAGCCTGGGGCTTCCATGCAAGGTTGAGAAGATGGACGAGTATTGGGCGCGTCTTGGACACCTGAGGGCCGGTGAGGTGGGAGAGAAGATTCGGGCTGGCGTTAGTCAGGTTATGGTGGATGGTTGGGAGGAATAG
- a CDS encoding (2Fe-2S)-binding protein yields MHLIDQHPILDYRHGRKVKFTFDGREMEGYEGEPIAVALHANGVRVYRITPEMKRPRGFFCAIGKCSSCFMVVNGVPNVRTCVTPLEEGMDVRTQVGKGKVSI; encoded by the coding sequence ATGCACCTTATTGACCAGCACCCCATTTTGGACTATCGCCATGGCAGGAAGGTTAAGTTCACCTTCGATGGCCGGGAGATGGAGGGTTATGAGGGGGAGCCCATCGCGGTGGCCCTTCATGCCAATGGAGTTCGTGTATACCGTATAACCCCAGAGATGAAACGCCCCCGAGGCTTTTTCTGTGCCATAGGGAAGTGCAGCAGTTGTTTTATGGTGGTTAACGGAGTGCCAAATGTCAGGACCTGCGTTACTCCCCTAGAGGAGGGAATGGACGTCAGGACTCAGGTTGGCAAGGGCAAGGTGTCCATATAA
- the tsaB gene encoding tRNA (adenosine(37)-N6)-threonylcarbamoyltransferase complex dimerization subunit type 1 TsaB, whose amino-acid sequence MAGLGRVLWIDTSCGYTTVGLSEGRRVVGEVGLDLGRSQSTHLPGVVEGLLRSLGVSMQSLDSIGVVVGPGYYTGLRVGVCYAQGLAEAIGVGILPVSTLDAIAAERACYQGPCMSFLRAKMGLLYVAAYGEDLSCGPCWGPLIGEPSWVLKEAEARGIGLAKGPYCEEIDLMHQAGFIVVDVPSPSVRGMLDFAERCSTTAVCPADVRLMYLREPDLGPTPCKHH is encoded by the coding sequence CTGGTTTGGGAAGGGTTCTTTGGATAGATACATCATGTGGCTATACCACGGTAGGCCTTAGCGAAGGCCGCAGGGTTGTAGGGGAGGTAGGGCTTGATCTTGGCCGTTCTCAGTCAACGCACCTTCCCGGTGTGGTGGAGGGGCTTTTGCGAAGCCTTGGGGTTTCGATGCAATCGTTGGATTCCATTGGAGTAGTGGTTGGGCCTGGCTACTACACGGGGCTTCGGGTGGGGGTGTGTTATGCCCAGGGATTGGCGGAGGCCATAGGTGTTGGGATTTTGCCTGTGTCCACCTTGGATGCCATTGCAGCGGAGAGAGCCTGTTATCAGGGACCATGTATGTCGTTTCTTAGGGCGAAGATGGGGTTGTTGTATGTGGCGGCATATGGCGAGGACCTGTCTTGCGGCCCTTGCTGGGGGCCTTTAATTGGGGAGCCTTCTTGGGTGCTTAAGGAGGCCGAGGCTAGGGGTATAGGTTTGGCCAAGGGCCCTTATTGCGAGGAGATCGACCTGATGCATCAGGCTGGTTTTATAGTCGTGGACGTACCGTCCCCCTCTGTCAGGGGTATGTTAGATTTTGCAGAGCGCTGTTCAACAACCGCGGTATGCCCCGCTGATGTGCGGTTGATGTATTTAAGGGAGCCAGATTTGGGACCTACGCCTTGCAAGCATCACTAG